One window from the genome of Oryza glaberrima chromosome 3, OglaRS2, whole genome shotgun sequence encodes:
- the LOC127765647 gene encoding histone H4 produces MSGRGKGGKGLGKGGAKRHRKVLRDNIQGITKPAIRRLARRGGVKRISGLIYEETRGVLKIFLENVIRDAVTYTEHARRKTVTAMDVVYALKRQGRTLYGFGG; encoded by the coding sequence ATGTCGGGCCGCGGCAAGGGAGGCAAGGGTCTTGGCAAGGGCGGCGCGAAGCGGCACAGGAAGGTGCTGCGCGACAACATCCAGGGCATCACCAAGCCGGCGATCCGGCGGCTGGCGAGGAGGGGCGGCGTGAAGCGCATCTCCGGTCTGATCTACGAGGAGACCCGCGGCGTGCTCAAGATCTTCCTCGAGAACGTCATCCGCGACGCCGTCACCTACACGGAGCACGCCCGCCGCAAGACCGTCACCGCCATGGACGTCGTCTACGCGCTCAAGCGCCAGGGCCGCACCCTCTACGGCTTCGGCGGCTGA